The Elusimicrobiota bacterium genome includes a window with the following:
- a CDS encoding amidohydrolase family protein — protein MKIIDFHVHLRANDNPELHLNYVRPMGIALTVQLSDVLGSGAQPTQEQIQKINDTTISFVQKYPKEYIGFCFLNPMNDEKFNLDELDRCISGHGFKGLKLEISANATNPQLGHIMKRLLELNRPLLHHSWNTDIVTREPNPGTFQNDPDDIAVLAERFPKNKIIMAHLRGGAYRGIHAIKSHKNVWTDTSGAQPVAGVLEHAVEQLGAHRILFGSDLYGAGGRDPATNIGNITGASITDKEKEMVLRYNAEELLEVKI, from the coding sequence ATGAAAATTATTGACTTCCATGTGCACCTTCGGGCAAATGATAATCCTGAACTTCACCTGAATTATGTCCGCCCGATGGGGATCGCGCTTACTGTACAGTTAAGCGATGTCCTGGGTTCCGGCGCGCAGCCTACTCAAGAACAGATACAGAAGATTAATGATACAACAATCTCATTTGTTCAAAAGTATCCAAAAGAATATATTGGCTTTTGTTTCCTAAACCCTATGAACGACGAAAAGTTTAACCTCGACGAACTTGACCGCTGTATTAGCGGGCATGGGTTTAAAGGATTAAAACTAGAAATCTCAGCGAATGCCACTAATCCGCAGTTGGGTCATATAATGAAAAGACTGCTTGAACTTAATAGACCGTTGCTTCACCACTCGTGGAATACTGATATTGTTACAAGAGAACCTAACCCCGGTACTTTCCAAAACGATCCTGACGACATTGCGGTATTAGCGGAACGGTTTCCCAAAAACAAAATTATTATGGCGCATCTCCGCGGGGGTGCGTACCGCGGGATTCACGCTATCAAAAGCCATAAAAATGTTTGGACTGACACTTCCGGCGCACAGCCGGTAGCGGGGGTGCTTGAACACGCAGTGGAACAGCTCGGGGCGCACAGGATATTGTTTGGGTCAGACCTCTATGGTGCCGGCGGGCGTGATCCTGCAACGAATATCGGTAATATTACCGGTGCGAGTATTACGGATAAGGAAAAAGAAATGGTTCTGCGGTATAACGCGGAAGAGTTATTGGAGGTAAAAATATGA
- a CDS encoding BNR-4 repeat-containing protein, translating to MTTDNDKSYTRADGYYGIWYYNQASKDEYKFKYSGGLATYPQQMNPFAVYSKEVDKTFFCYGGTTVRNNKDQKPSLLHMVGYYDHKTGMFPKPVVLLDKKTDDAHDNPIISIDGAGYIWIFSNAHGTGRPSFIHKSVKPYDISNWALISTTNFSYGNIFNIPEVGFVFPHTNYEKGERALYFMKSKDGITWTPNKKVAKFEKGHYQVVWHNGKRIGTAFNMHPLPIGLNARTNVYYMQTDDYGDTWTTASGEKLELPLSAVQNPALVHDYQKDGVLVYTKNVQFDTEGNPVLFYLTSKGFESGPENNPRILHTARWTGKNWEIRDVTTTGNNYDYGPLYIEPDGTWRVIGPFITGPQPYNPGGEIVMLTSTDQGKTWVKVKQLTTGSERNQTYVRMPLNAHPGFYAFWADGNAREASVSALYFTNKTGDHVWRLPMEMKGEFAKPEIVK from the coding sequence ATGACAACTGATAATGACAAAAGTTATACACGGGCAGATGGATATTACGGTATATGGTACTACAACCAAGCATCTAAGGACGAGTATAAATTTAAGTATAGCGGTGGGCTTGCGACGTATCCCCAGCAAATGAACCCGTTTGCCGTATATTCAAAAGAAGTTGATAAAACATTTTTTTGTTACGGCGGGACAACAGTACGAAATAATAAAGATCAAAAACCATCGTTACTGCATATGGTTGGATACTACGACCACAAAACCGGAATGTTTCCTAAACCCGTAGTTTTGTTAGACAAAAAAACAGACGATGCGCATGACAATCCGATCATTAGTATCGATGGAGCAGGATATATCTGGATATTTTCCAATGCCCACGGTACCGGCCGCCCGTCGTTTATCCATAAAAGTGTTAAGCCTTATGATATAAGCAACTGGGCCCTTATTTCAACAACTAACTTTTCTTACGGCAACATTTTCAATATCCCGGAGGTAGGCTTTGTTTTCCCGCACACGAACTACGAAAAAGGTGAACGCGCATTATATTTTATGAAAAGCAAAGACGGGATCACCTGGACGCCAAACAAAAAAGTTGCAAAATTTGAGAAAGGGCATTACCAAGTTGTGTGGCATAACGGTAAACGTATCGGCACAGCGTTTAATATGCATCCGCTACCCATAGGGTTAAACGCACGGACAAATGTGTATTACATGCAAACTGATGATTATGGAGATACATGGACAACTGCTAGCGGTGAAAAACTGGAATTACCTTTATCCGCGGTACAGAACCCTGCGCTTGTGCATGACTACCAAAAAGATGGGGTGTTGGTATACACAAAAAATGTGCAGTTCGACACTGAGGGCAACCCCGTCCTTTTTTATCTTACCAGTAAAGGCTTTGAATCCGGCCCGGAGAATAATCCCAGGATTTTGCATACCGCAAGATGGACCGGAAAAAACTGGGAAATTCGTGACGTTACTACCACAGGCAACAACTACGACTACGGCCCGTTATACATAGAACCCGACGGCACCTGGCGCGTGATTGGCCCGTTCATAACCGGCCCACAGCCGTATAATCCCGGCGGTGAAATTGTTATGCTTACGAGTACTGACCAGGGAAAAACATGGGTAAAAGTCAAACAGTTAACCACCGGCAGTGAACGCAACCAAACGTATGTACGCATGCCATTAAATGCTCATCCCGGCTTCTACGCGTTTTGGGCGGATGGTAATGCGAGAGAAGCGTCTGTTTCAGCGTTATATTTCACCAACAAAACCGGTGACCATGTATGGCGGTTACCTATGGAAATGAAAGGCGAGTTTGCGAAGCCGGAAATAGTAAAATAA
- a CDS encoding amidohydrolase family protein, which yields MKLNMKVIDVNLHLGYWPFQKFEQDTAAKMVKHLKNENIGSGIISSTTAVFYPNPEFGNTEAYQQVKKYKHLHFVPIVNLRVNNWHEIIGRYSSVLCGIKVIPNYHWYSLATDPRVDELCRKLIELKIPLLVHIRYEDRRSHHPLAKIPDTPWKDISEVANKYPSLNIVALSAYVPEARELVKTTSNVYFDISSTENGDTLYNFVKTGVPAERILFGSHAPFYYIRSAYNKVLYSQITGEQKELVAYKNAEKVFNL from the coding sequence ATGAAACTTAATATGAAAGTGATTGACGTTAACCTCCACCTCGGGTACTGGCCGTTCCAGAAGTTTGAACAGGATACCGCTGCGAAGATGGTAAAGCATTTGAAAAACGAAAATATTGGTTCCGGTATTATATCCTCAACTACCGCAGTATTTTATCCTAACCCCGAGTTTGGTAATACAGAAGCGTATCAACAGGTAAAGAAGTATAAACACCTGCATTTTGTCCCGATAGTAAACCTCCGGGTTAACAACTGGCATGAAATTATTGGCCGATACTCCAGTGTATTATGCGGGATAAAAGTTATACCGAACTACCATTGGTACTCGCTTGCCACAGATCCGCGGGTTGATGAATTATGCCGGAAGTTGATAGAACTAAAAATACCGCTGCTGGTTCATATAAGGTACGAAGACCGGCGGTCGCATCATCCATTAGCAAAAATACCGGATACTCCGTGGAAAGATATATCCGAGGTTGCTAATAAATATCCGTCACTTAACATTGTAGCGTTAAGCGCGTACGTTCCGGAAGCACGGGAACTTGTAAAAACAACAAGTAACGTGTATTTCGATATTTCATCAACGGAGAACGGCGATACGTTATACAACTTTGTGAAAACCGGCGTACCGGCAGAACGCATACTTTTTGGTTCACACGCACCGTTTTATTACATCCGGTCTGCTTATAACAAGGTGTTGTATAGCCAGATTACAGGTGAACAAAAAGAATTGGTTGCGTATAAAAACGCGGAGAAAGTGTTTAACCTGTAA
- a CDS encoding alginate lyase family protein — protein MTKSFYETLKDISEILAKGTVDFNHPNLERFIADNDGLPSWDNQSFADDVKIFVDTTPLPAPEIHSLGLWTIPLIISRQAKCLMYLKNPGSAGKSSGVAYLCVLQAQRLQWVFPVFVGKGNNACNPDFLPGISVMFVTAEALKPLASHGSVAYTTACLWGNTASGLASTYSGKCSVDVQEQLKPFIPVSTEIGVSDTTFFSELNLGYPGLEEVKNNVVAGNIAQAKIEYVKYLVHKFGKSQNWPDVHFNKTVNIEEADDICNNIFIFQAHMYRRYEYGNKIDWSLIVDDDIESRVWMNAHPWMWTLINAYTATQNEKYITSFCRIFNSWYTTSPMTFSRTNAQWRTLEAGGRAGQKWTVALLSLAEHPVFQRECLFNMAKSMVDHGKYLSMYASPGSNWLQVESSGLLTTALLFPELLLSPLFLDTAMNRLIEINSRLFLPDGFQSECSTGYHRFPLMGIASALRLAVHTHTALPQSLLNQYENGVEVFKHIVYPDGTLPFLNDNSPNRQRIGELFDTGAEVFNRPDFRWMGSNGKTGSPPEGLSHDFTHAGYCVMRDKWGAEAQMLIFDAGNFGTGHQHEDKLNFVLYAGGREVIGDPGIYSYNHNEYEPYWRGTWSHNSVVIDGLSQHRALGPNEDIPDPDRRYVYNTEFDYAVGWYRRAYSPRGAQVWENKTHTREEDIASSIRDVQHQRCVVYLKSRYAVVFDRIVGTGTHGVEIIFRPAPVLEDDKKGKKTVRAVKLETFPGDVVVTQEDKCSNVAIIPVHTDGQEKAVNYVFRNIIGQKKPIRGWYAWLGIQPSHEIVYGYKTPLPMHAETIIQPLSAGKNVVEKTQGIKVGTTGENTCAGIIYGKDLILLSYSSPCVMKYNNVEFNGTVLVLTYSDKKFDTPAAAYMVDGIELIINGKKVYSGGKVGEIKTVVLK, from the coding sequence ATGACGAAAAGTTTTTATGAAACACTGAAAGATATATCAGAAATATTAGCCAAAGGCACGGTTGATTTCAACCATCCCAACCTCGAACGGTTTATTGCCGATAATGACGGCCTGCCGTCCTGGGACAACCAAAGTTTCGCGGATGATGTTAAAATATTTGTTGATACCACACCACTGCCCGCGCCGGAAATACACAGCCTTGGGTTATGGACAATACCGTTAATAATATCCCGCCAGGCGAAGTGTTTGATGTATCTCAAAAACCCAGGCAGTGCAGGTAAATCTAGCGGCGTTGCATACTTATGCGTGCTTCAAGCGCAAAGATTACAGTGGGTTTTTCCTGTGTTTGTAGGTAAAGGGAATAATGCGTGCAATCCCGATTTTCTCCCGGGGATAAGCGTTATGTTTGTAACAGCGGAAGCGTTAAAACCTCTTGCATCTCACGGGTCGGTTGCTTATACCACCGCGTGCCTGTGGGGTAATACTGCGTCAGGATTAGCATCAACGTATTCCGGTAAATGCAGCGTTGATGTACAGGAACAACTGAAACCGTTTATTCCTGTTTCTACGGAAATAGGTGTTAGCGATACAACCTTTTTTTCTGAACTCAACCTTGGCTATCCCGGGCTTGAGGAGGTCAAGAACAATGTAGTTGCCGGAAACATAGCTCAAGCGAAGATAGAGTACGTGAAATATTTAGTACATAAATTTGGGAAATCGCAAAACTGGCCTGACGTACATTTTAATAAAACTGTTAACATAGAAGAAGCCGATGATATCTGCAACAACATTTTTATTTTTCAAGCGCATATGTACCGCCGGTACGAGTATGGCAATAAAATTGACTGGTCACTGATCGTTGACGATGATATTGAAAGCCGTGTATGGATGAACGCTCATCCCTGGATGTGGACACTTATTAATGCATACACCGCAACTCAAAACGAAAAGTATATAACCAGTTTTTGCCGGATATTCAACTCGTGGTATACAACGAGCCCTATGACGTTTAGCCGTACCAACGCGCAATGGCGTACGCTGGAAGCCGGGGGCCGTGCGGGACAAAAATGGACAGTTGCACTGCTCAGCCTTGCGGAACATCCGGTATTCCAACGAGAGTGTTTGTTTAACATGGCGAAATCAATGGTTGACCACGGGAAGTATCTTTCAATGTACGCTTCACCGGGAAGTAACTGGTTACAGGTGGAAAGTTCGGGCTTATTAACCACAGCATTATTGTTCCCTGAATTACTGTTATCCCCGTTGTTTCTCGACACCGCAATGAATAGGTTGATAGAAATAAATTCGCGGTTATTCCTCCCGGACGGTTTCCAGAGCGAGTGTTCAACGGGTTATCACCGGTTCCCGTTGATGGGTATTGCATCAGCGTTACGTCTTGCTGTGCATACACATACTGCGTTACCGCAAAGTTTGTTAAACCAGTACGAAAACGGGGTTGAAGTGTTTAAGCATATAGTATATCCCGATGGGACACTGCCGTTTCTTAATGATAATAGCCCTAATCGTCAAAGGATAGGCGAGTTGTTTGATACCGGTGCGGAAGTGTTTAACCGTCCCGACTTCCGCTGGATGGGAAGCAACGGTAAAACCGGCAGTCCTCCGGAAGGGTTATCCCACGACTTTACCCACGCGGGCTACTGTGTGATGCGTGATAAATGGGGTGCTGAGGCGCAGATGCTGATCTTTGACGCTGGGAATTTCGGTACGGGGCATCAACATGAGGATAAACTTAATTTTGTGTTATACGCAGGCGGGCGTGAAGTTATCGGTGATCCCGGGATTTATTCGTACAATCATAACGAATACGAACCCTACTGGCGCGGCACGTGGTCGCATAACAGCGTTGTTATCGACGGGTTAAGTCAGCATCGCGCTTTAGGGCCGAATGAAGATATTCCCGACCCTGACCGCAGGTATGTTTATAACACAGAGTTTGACTACGCGGTAGGATGGTACCGCCGCGCGTACTCGCCTCGTGGTGCGCAGGTGTGGGAGAATAAAACTCATACGCGGGAGGAGGATATTGCATCGTCAATCCGTGATGTCCAGCATCAACGCTGTGTTGTGTACCTGAAATCGCGGTATGCAGTTGTGTTCGATAGAATTGTTGGGACCGGTACACACGGAGTAGAGATAATATTCCGCCCGGCGCCTGTTTTAGAGGATGATAAGAAAGGTAAGAAGACAGTCCGTGCGGTGAAACTTGAAACCTTCCCTGGTGATGTTGTGGTGACACAGGAAGATAAGTGTTCAAATGTCGCAATTATACCGGTTCATACCGATGGCCAGGAGAAAGCGGTAAACTATGTGTTCCGTAATATTATCGGGCAAAAGAAACCTATCCGGGGATGGTACGCATGGTTGGGGATACAGCCTTCACACGAGATTGTGTATGGTTATAAAACTCCGCTCCCGATGCATGCTGAGACAATTATACAACCCTTATCTGCAGGTAAAAATGTGGTTGAGAAAACACAGGGCATTAAAGTAGGTACAACAGGGGAGAATACTTGTGCGGGTATAATTTACGGTAAGGACTTAATACTCTTGTCCTACTCAAGCCCGTGTGTGATGAAGTATAATAATGTGGAGTTCAACGGTACGGTGCTGGTATTAACTTATTCAGATAAAAAGTTTGATACTCCTGCTGCTGCATATATGGTGGATGGGATTGAATTAATAATTAATGGTAAGAAAGTATACTCCGGCGGTAAGGTTGGGGAGATAAAGACCGTAGTACTTAAGTAA